Part of the Paenibacillus kyungheensis genome, GACGCAGTTCAAATTCCATTAGTATTGCACGGTGGTACTGGTATCCCTAAACACGATATCGACAAAGCAATCTCTTTGGGTACATCCAAAATCAACGTAAATACTGAGAACCAAATCGTATTTGCAAAAACAGTTCGTGAAGTACTTGCTGCTAAACCAGATGCTTACGATCCTCGTACATTTATTGCACCAGGTCGCGACGCTATCAAACAAACAGTTATCGGTAAAATCCGTGAGTTTGGAACAAGCAACAAAGCGTAATCATATTGTTTTTGTCAAAAACATTTTAAATAACAGATTGTGGGAAGCACACCGCCTAGTCGGTGTCTTTCCATTTTCATTACCAAAATTCAACATCACGTATCGTTTACCGGATGCAAAACACGTAGGGGGACATTAAGCTTTATGGAAAAATTAATGATTAGTGGCGGACGCCCGTTGCAGGGAACTGTAACGATCAGCGGTGCAAAAAATAGTGCCATTGCGCTTATTCCTGCGGCATTGCTTGCGGAATCGGAAGTCGTGTTGGATAACTTACCGCTATTAAGCGATGTAGCCGTTTATGCAGAAATTTTAGAAAATTTAGGAGCAAGTGTAAGCTGGCATGAAAGTGAAAACCAGATGCGCATTGATCCAAGTGACGTTCGATCAATTCCAATGCCCAATGGCCCTGTCAAAAAGCTAAGAGCTTCGTATTACATGATGGGTGCATTACTTGGACGTTTTGGAGAAGCAACGATCGGTTTACCGGGAGGATGTAATTTTGAACCTCGTCCAATCGATCAACATATCAAAGGATTTGAAGCGTTAGGTGCAACAGTAACAAATGAACACGGTTCGATTCATTTATATGCTAAAGAATTACGTGGAGCTAAGATTTACTTGGACGTTGCTAGTGTAGGAGCAACGATTAACATTATGCTTGCGGCTGCAAGAGCCAAAGGGCATACTATTATTGAAAACGCGGCGAAAGAGCCTGAGATTATAGATGTAGCAACACTGTTAAATGCTATGGGTGCAAGTATCAAAGGTGCAGGTACAGAGACTATTCGTATTGAAGGTGTCACTGAAATGCATGGCTGTAGACATTCTATTATTCCTGACCGTATTCAAGCAGGAACCTATATGGTAGCAGCAGCAGCGACTCGTGGTAACGTTTTAATTGATAATGTTATTCCTAAGCATTTGGAAGCTATTACTGCCAAATTATTAGAGATGGGCGTGCAAGTAGAAGAGCTAGATGAAGGTATCCGCGTGATGGGGAGACCTACGTATAACCATGTTGATGTAAAAGCATTAACGTATCCTGGATTTGCTACTGATTTGCAATCACCGATGACAAGTCTACTTACACAAGCTCAAGGTGTCAGTGTACTTAGCGATTTTGTGTATAGTAGCCGATTTAAGCATGTTCCTGAACTGGCGCGTATGGGCGCTAAGATCAAAGTAGAAGGTCGTTCTGCTATCATTGAAGGCGCACCACTTAATGCGGCCAAAGTCAAAGCGATGGACTTGCGTGCAGGAGCTGCGCTTGTTATTGCCGGCTTAACCGTGCCTGAAGGTATTACAGAAGTGTCTGGTGTTGAATTTATTGACCGTGGTTATGATCATTTGGTCGAGAATTTGCGTAATCTAGGCGCAGATGTGTGGAGAGAAATCGTCTAAATAGGTTATATCATCATATTTCAAGTCATCCCTCTGTTGGGGAGGAGAACTCTTTTGTATTTTTTATAAAATACATACCTCTTGAATATCTCCTCCCAAAATGGGTAATGCTATCCTATGAACAAATTTGAAAAATTCCACTCCTTTTACATGTAGTTTCTCAATCTTCCGAATAATAGTAGTTTTGTTTTAGTTTACTTATATTTGTCTCAACAATCTTGATAAAATTGAATAGGTGGTTATTTTATGGATTTACAAATTTCCGATTTGGAAGAAATGAAGCTGACTGATCTGTATAAGCTAGCCAAACAGTATCAGATTCCTTATTATGGACAGCTCAAGAAAAAAGAATTGATTTTTGCTATCTTGCGCGCACAAGCTGAAAAAAGTGGTTTGATGTTTATGCAAGGTGTACTTGAAATTTTACCTGAAGGTTACGGATTTTTACGACCAATTAATTATCTTCCCAGTCATGAAGATATCTATATTTCAGCCTCACAGATTCGTAAGTTCGATCTTCGTACAGGTGATCTAGTATCTGGTAAATGTAGAGCGCCAAAAGAAAATGAACGTTACTTTGGATTACTTCAAGTCAATGCAGTCAATGGAACAAGCCCTGAACAAGCCGCAGAGCGTCTTCATTTCCCAGCATTAACTCCTCTTTATCCACAGGAAAAATTAGTATTAGAAACCGCTCAAAACAAACTATCAACTCGTATTATGGATGTTCTTGCACCGGTTGGACTAGGACAACGTGGTCTAATTGTTGCACCTCCCAAAGCAGGTAAAACATTGCTTCTTAAAGAGATTGCTAACAGCATCTCCACCAACAATCCCGAGATTGATTTGTTTGTATTATTAATTGATGAGCGTCCTGAGGAAGTAACGGATATGCAGCGTTCGGTCAAAGGTGAAGTAGTTGCTTCTACATTTGACGAATTGCCAGAAAATCATATTAAAGTAGCTGAATTGGTACTTGAACGCGCACTTCGTCTTGTAGAACACAAAAAAGACGTTGTTATTTTGTTAGATAGTATTACTCGTCTGGCACGCGCGTATAACCTGGTTATTCCACCATCTGGACGTACACTAAGCGGTGGTATAGATCCAGCAGCTTTCCATCGTCCGAAGCGTTTCTTTGGTGCTGCCCGTAATGTAGAAGAAGGCGGTAGTCTTACAATTCTCGCTACAGCTTTGATCGATACAGGTTCACGTATGGATGATATTATCTACGAAGAATTTAAAGGTACAGGTAATATGGAACTTCATTTGGATCGCAAATTGGCAGAACGTCGTATTTTCCCGGCAATCGATATTCGTCGTTCCGGTACACGTCGTGAAGAAGATTTGTTAGGTAAAGAAGAATTAGATACGATCTGGCATATTCGCAAAAATATGAATGAAACCCCTGACTTTGTGGATGGTTTCCTCAAAAAAATGCGCAATACAGAGACTAACAAAGAGTTCTTAGCATCTTTCGATACCGCTGAAGAAACAAATGCAAAAGGCAAAAGCAGCAGTGCTAAAAAGCCAGCAAATAGCAGTACTTCAAGCAGTCCTGGAAGACGTCCAACACGTTCCACTGCTTCAGCTTCAACTAAATAATATTCAGATTATAATCTAGTAGCGGGTTACATTTGGAACGCTATTTTATTGGATAAAAATGAATTTTTTGAAAACAATATATCTGTCCATTGCAATAGAAGCTTCTCTCGGTTATAATAATTTAATGCCGTGCTAGACGGGGAGGTAGCGGTGCCCTGTAACTCGCAATCCGCTGTAGCGAGGTTGAATTCCTGTTTTAGGTTTTGTCGATGTGAGGCTGGTATCTGAATACGGTGTTGACGGCTGGGTCCTTCGCAAAGGACGTCTGTGAATCTGGTCAGGTTCGGAAGAAAGCAGCCATAAGCAGTTCTGTTCTTGTGCCGAAGGAGTGCCTATCCTGAGTCGTGGTTCAGAAGAACCGCTTGGATCGCAATAATCAATGACAGGTGCACGGTATATTATAATTGTATGTAATAACACCTTTTGTCTTAGGACATCAGGTGTTTTTTGTTTGTTAAATAAGGTTACTGCTGTTTTGCTTGGCTCTAATCTATAGTATAATTAAGTGAAGTATTAAAAGAAGAAAGAGGGTAAGCAAGTGGAGCATATCGCACTTTATCGTGCTTGGCGACCACAGTCGTTTCAGGACATGGTTGGACAGCAGCATATTATTCAGACGCTGCAAAATGCCATTCGGGAAGAGCGTATTTCACATGCCTATCTGTTCAGTGGTCCCAGAGGAACAGGTAAAACGTCTGCTGCCAAAATTTTTGCAAAAGCGATTAACTGTGAACATGGGCCAGCTATAGAGCCGTGTAATGAATGTGAAACTTGCAAAAGGATCACATCAGGCAATATTATGGATGTGCTTGAGATTGATGCTGCATCCAACCGTGGTGTAGAAGAAATTCGTGATCTACGGGAAAAAGTTAAATACGCGCCTACTGAAGTACGACGCAAAGTATATATTATTGATGAAGTTCATATGTTAACAACAGAAGCATTTAATGCGTTGCTTAAGACGCTTGAAGAACCACCCGCTCATGTTGTTTTTATTTTAGCTACAACAGAACCTCATCGATTGCCAGCTACGATTATATCGCGTTGTCAACGTTTTGATTTTCGTCGTGTATCTTTGATTGAGCAGACCGATCGTCTTGCATTGATCGCAGGCGAAGAACAGATTGAAGCCGATCGTGACGCATTAGAATATATTGCTCGCCTATCAGATGGTGGAATGCGTGATGCAGTAAGTATTCTGGATCAAGTATCTGCTTTTACAGATGGCAAAGTAACATATACTCAAGTGTTGCAAATGACAGGTGGTATCGCTTCTGAACAGTTTGCTGAACTTGCTTCTGCTTTGTTACATGGTGATATCGCCAAAGTATTACAGATGGTAGAGTCATTTATGCAAGAAGGTAAAAGTGCAGAGAAGTGTATGGAGAACCTGCTTTATTATTTCCGGGATGTTTTAATGATTAAGATGATTCCACAAGCAGGTGATTTGACAGAGCGAATGCTGGATCCTGAGATTTTTCGAGAAACAGCGTCCGCATTTACAAAAGAACAATTGTTTGCCATGATTGATACGTTGAATCATTATCAGACTGAAATGAAGTATGCTGCTCAGCCTCAGATGTTATTTGAGGTCGCTTTACTAAAATTAGGCAGTATCCCGACCAGTGGAGCCAATGGAAGTTCTACAGCAGATGTAGCTTCTTCCTCAAGTAGTCACGCACCCACAGATGCTTCAGAGATTCGACAACTCAAACAGCAATTAGCCCAATTAGAACAAAAGTTAGATAAAGCTTTGAAATCAGGAATAGCAGCGAGTGGCGAGGCGAGCGACCGTAATCAAACAGGTAGTTCAGGCAGACGCACTCCAACAGCAAGAGTATCTTCAGCCGCTAAGATTCCTTCTCAGATTCAGAGCTATGTGAGTAATCGCAATCATAGTGATTTTACAAAAGTATCTGGATCATGGGGCAAAATCCTACAACGGGTTAAAGAAGAGAAGGTGACAATTCACGCATGGTTTGTGAACTGTGAACCTGTTTCGATTCATGAAGATGCCGTTTTAGTTGCTTTCAAACACGATATGCATCGGGAAACGATCGAAAAGTCTGTGAACAAGCAGATCGTAGAGTCTGTACTAGAAGAAGTTCTAGGAAGTTCTCACCGATTGGTCACTATGATGCAAAAAGATTGGTTAGAAGCGATAGAAGGAGCTCATGAAGATCCTGTAGAAGCATTAGAGCTAGAACACGAAGGTGAAAATGCCGGCGAACCGCTAGTAGACGAAGCGATTCAACTATTTGGCGAAAGCTTGGTTGTTGTCAAAGAATAGCTGTAATACAAAGACGTATACTTTAATTAAGGAGATGATCGTAATGGGTAACATGAACCAAATGATGAAACAAGTTAAAAAAATGCAGGAACAAATGCTAAAAGCACAGGAAGAACTAGGTACTAAAACATTAGAAGGTAGCTCTGGTGGCGGTGTAGTTACAGTACAAGTCAATGGACACAAAAAAGTAACAGCAATTACGATCAAACCAGAAGCAGTAGATCCAGACGATGTAGAAATGCTACAAGATCTAGTAATCGCTGCTGTTAATGATGCTATGGGCAAAGCGGAAGAGCTTGCTAACAAAGATATGGGTAAATTTACAGGCGGTATGAATATTCCAGGCCTGTTCTAAAATAACGAATCGTCATCAACAAAATGACTGTTCTCAAAGGAGATCGCTGTATTGTATTATCCCGAACCGATTGCCAAACTGATAGAAGCCTTTACACACTTGCCGGGAGTCGGACCCAAAACAGCAGGGCGACT contains:
- a CDS encoding UDP-N-acetylglucosamine 1-carboxyvinyltransferase; its protein translation is MEKLMISGGRPLQGTVTISGAKNSAIALIPAALLAESEVVLDNLPLLSDVAVYAEILENLGASVSWHESENQMRIDPSDVRSIPMPNGPVKKLRASYYMMGALLGRFGEATIGLPGGCNFEPRPIDQHIKGFEALGATVTNEHGSIHLYAKELRGAKIYLDVASVGATINIMLAAARAKGHTIIENAAKEPEIIDVATLLNAMGASIKGAGTETIRIEGVTEMHGCRHSIIPDRIQAGTYMVAAAATRGNVLIDNVIPKHLEAITAKLLEMGVQVEELDEGIRVMGRPTYNHVDVKALTYPGFATDLQSPMTSLLTQAQGVSVLSDFVYSSRFKHVPELARMGAKIKVEGRSAIIEGAPLNAAKVKAMDLRAGAALVIAGLTVPEGITEVSGVEFIDRGYDHLVENLRNLGADVWREIV
- the dnaX gene encoding DNA polymerase III subunit gamma/tau; protein product: MEHIALYRAWRPQSFQDMVGQQHIIQTLQNAIREERISHAYLFSGPRGTGKTSAAKIFAKAINCEHGPAIEPCNECETCKRITSGNIMDVLEIDAASNRGVEEIRDLREKVKYAPTEVRRKVYIIDEVHMLTTEAFNALLKTLEEPPAHVVFILATTEPHRLPATIISRCQRFDFRRVSLIEQTDRLALIAGEEQIEADRDALEYIARLSDGGMRDAVSILDQVSAFTDGKVTYTQVLQMTGGIASEQFAELASALLHGDIAKVLQMVESFMQEGKSAEKCMENLLYYFRDVLMIKMIPQAGDLTERMLDPEIFRETASAFTKEQLFAMIDTLNHYQTEMKYAAQPQMLFEVALLKLGSIPTSGANGSSTADVASSSSSHAPTDASEIRQLKQQLAQLEQKLDKALKSGIAASGEASDRNQTGSSGRRTPTARVSSAAKIPSQIQSYVSNRNHSDFTKVSGSWGKILQRVKEEKVTIHAWFVNCEPVSIHEDAVLVAFKHDMHRETIEKSVNKQIVESVLEEVLGSSHRLVTMMQKDWLEAIEGAHEDPVEALELEHEGENAGEPLVDEAIQLFGESLVVVKE
- the rho gene encoding transcription termination factor Rho codes for the protein MDLQISDLEEMKLTDLYKLAKQYQIPYYGQLKKKELIFAILRAQAEKSGLMFMQGVLEILPEGYGFLRPINYLPSHEDIYISASQIRKFDLRTGDLVSGKCRAPKENERYFGLLQVNAVNGTSPEQAAERLHFPALTPLYPQEKLVLETAQNKLSTRIMDVLAPVGLGQRGLIVAPPKAGKTLLLKEIANSISTNNPEIDLFVLLIDERPEEVTDMQRSVKGEVVASTFDELPENHIKVAELVLERALRLVEHKKDVVILLDSITRLARAYNLVIPPSGRTLSGGIDPAAFHRPKRFFGAARNVEEGGSLTILATALIDTGSRMDDIIYEEFKGTGNMELHLDRKLAERRIFPAIDIRRSGTRREEDLLGKEELDTIWHIRKNMNETPDFVDGFLKKMRNTETNKEFLASFDTAEETNAKGKSSSAKKPANSSTSSSPGRRPTRSTASASTK
- a CDS encoding YbaB/EbfC family nucleoid-associated protein, which codes for MGNMNQMMKQVKKMQEQMLKAQEELGTKTLEGSSGGGVVTVQVNGHKKVTAITIKPEAVDPDDVEMLQDLVIAAVNDAMGKAEELANKDMGKFTGGMNIPGLF